Proteins encoded by one window of Bacteroidota bacterium:
- a CDS encoding glycosyltransferase family 39 protein, with protein sequence MILFIVSLICALTAIFLFSYKKYLITGFFIFCSALFIRFHYISQDHYLHDFDEKYHALVAKNMMSKPLAPMLRTEPVLDYNYKDWSNNHIWLHKQPLFLWQMAISMKIFGVNEFGLRFPSAFLCACLTLLLFRMGFLMKKSLVGFCAAMLFSFSFFSIEQTTGAIGMDHNDVAFLFYVTASIWSLMEYLQNKKWYWLVAIGIFSGAAILVKWLTGLLAYACWGLFILFTKGRHLRLKDLKALFLGVAITTCVFLPWQIYIALHFPLESSYEREFTNLHVGKAVEGHIGDFTFYFIHFNENYTLFILALLITGIFILVRSSIPNHFKTIIISGILIIYFFFSIIVSTKIIGYVFVIAPLIFLAVGFNFDLLLQLLSRKINPIFTKVIVFTLLIISCYFLLKYETLRKFHERGIAIYNYENISVKNHNTDIYRKLDTYLKGNYIIFNAKPNEQIEAMFYSDQNIYSICPDSLTINELQLQGYKIAAFTDHDDQLLPEHFNNDSEIVIIDMVLKY encoded by the coding sequence CTGCAATTTTTTTATTTAGTTATAAAAAATACCTGATCACGGGCTTTTTTATTTTTTGTTCTGCATTATTTATTCGTTTTCATTATATATCTCAGGATCATTATTTACACGACTTTGATGAAAAATATCACGCACTTGTTGCAAAAAATATGATGAGCAAGCCATTGGCTCCCATGTTGAGGACAGAGCCGGTTTTAGATTATAATTATAAAGACTGGTCAAATAATCATATCTGGTTACATAAACAACCATTGTTTCTCTGGCAAATGGCTATCAGCATGAAAATATTTGGAGTTAATGAATTTGGCCTTCGTTTTCCAAGTGCGTTTCTCTGTGCATGTTTAACACTGCTTTTATTTCGTATGGGATTTTTAATGAAAAAATCTCTTGTTGGTTTTTGTGCCGCAATGCTGTTTTCATTTTCCTTTTTCTCCATCGAACAAACAACAGGTGCAATCGGAATGGATCATAACGATGTAGCATTTTTATTTTACGTAACTGCTTCCATCTGGAGTTTAATGGAATATCTCCAAAATAAAAAATGGTATTGGCTGGTAGCAATAGGAATATTTTCAGGTGCCGCAATTCTTGTGAAATGGCTCACCGGACTTCTCGCGTATGCATGCTGGGGATTATTTATTTTATTTACTAAAGGCAGACATCTTCGTTTAAAAGATTTAAAAGCCCTGTTTTTAGGTGTTGCTATCACTACCTGTGTGTTTTTACCCTGGCAGATATATATTGCTCTGCATTTCCCCTTGGAATCATCCTACGAAAGGGAATTTACCAATTTGCATGTTGGAAAAGCCGTGGAGGGACATATCGGCGATTTTACCTTTTATTTTATCCATTTCAATGAGAATTATACCTTGTTTATTTTAGCTCTTTTGATTACGGGAATATTCATACTCGTACGATCTTCCATTCCCAATCATTTTAAAACCATTATTATATCGGGAATACTGATCATTTATTTTTTCTTTTCCATAATAGTTTCCACCAAAATAATAGGATATGTTTTTGTAATTGCACCCTTAATTTTTTTGGCGGTTGGTTTCAATTTTGATCTCCTCCTCCAATTACTATCGCGAAAAATCAATCCCATTTTTACAAAAGTTATCGTATTTACCTTATTGATAATCAGTTGCTATTTTTTACTTAAATACGAAACCCTCCGAAAGTTTCATGAGCGCGGAATAGCAATTTATAATTACGAAAATATTAGTGTCAAAAATCACAACACCGATATCTATAGAAAACTGGATACTTACCTGAAAGGAAATTATATCATTTTTAATGCTAAGCCGAATGAACAAATAGAAGCTATGTTTTATTCCGATCAGAATATTTATTCTATTTGCCCCGATTCTCTTACAATTAATGAACTGCAATTACAAGGTTATAAAATAGCAGCCTTTACCGATCACGATGATCAATTATTACCGGAACATTTTAATAATG